Below is a window of Sporosarcina sp. ANT_H38 DNA.
GGGTGTGTGACCACACACCCCAAAAACTTCGTTTTCACCTGGTAGGAATTTTCCTACCACCTTTACAATTTTCCAGATTTTATTTTTTCAAAATATCCTCTGAAATCTGTTGTCGTTTCACTCGAATTTTAAAATGAACCGTTGCAGAAAATTAAGAAAGGGCAACTGCAACAGTCGCCCTTTTTTTCTAGTAACATAAAAATATTTTTAACCTTTGCCCTTTTTAGTTAGGGTTAAAATAAAGCTGGAATTCGGAATAAAGTTAGAAAGAGCATAAGGGGAAACTGACCCCACTTCCAATGTGGTACTAGGCAGAGCCTAGTGTTTGGATGGGTACATGAAAAGTTGATTTTGTCACGCTAGAGTGACAGCCAAAAACGCCGTTTGTCACTCTAGCGTGACAACTTTAATAAACTAATATCTCGCTTCTTTAATCCTGTTTGCTCCAGGATCAAACTCAATAAAAAATATCATTGGTCATTTTTAATTCCCAACTCATTCAGTAATTTTTGTCGCTCTTCTACAATATTAAGATCAATTTCTTTTTTAGCTTCCTTTGGTTCACTTCTATTCTTGAACCACTCGGGGAGTTTTTCAGCTCTCCCTGTTCTCCGTTGACTTGGTTTTAAATCAGCGAACGTAATAGTCAATCCAGCTTCATGAAACCCCCAGGCTTCCGTTATTTTCGCTTTTATGAATCCAAGTGGATTTGTCACTGTTTTTTCTTCATTCACATATCGAATCAACACACTTAATTCATTCTCGGCTCGATCACCCCAAATAGCCAACGCTCCTTGATACATTTGAGCAAAATATGTTTGTTCGAAGCTATAGCCGTTCGCTAAATCGTTAAGACGGATACGTACGTCTTCATTTTCGGGTGTTTGCTTTGGTAATTGGATCTCAATTTTCTTTTGTTTAATATGAGGACGGATTGAAAACTCTATTTTTTCAACCTTACGTCCCTTTTTAATTTCCTCAAAAGTCACAATCAAGTCTGTTTTTTCGCTTATCTCTTCAACAGCCCTTTTTAAAACACGTTCTTTTAAGTGATTGTATTTTTCATAAGTCCCATCTTCAACACCGATCATCCCTCTTAATAATTCAATTGAAAATGTACATTTCCCCACCTTTTCCCATTTATGCATTAGTTCGAACAAGTTTTTAGCATAAATACTTTTCAAATTAAGCAAGTTGCTTAGTGTATAAGAATCAAAGTTTTTCCCAAGTTCCAATAAATACGGTTTTAATTTCTCGCTAATAGTTAATCTGATTTCCCCCGACCCTGGCTCTATTTCAGCATCTGAAATCCATCCTGTAATTAAACATCCGCCATTATATCTAGGTATCTGGATTTCTTTCTTTCTTAAACCAGATAAAATCCCTCTAATTTGCGTGTAATGAGGCCGTCCCTTCAAATCAAGCATTTCATGAAAATCTTTAATTGATATTACATATTCTTTAAACTCTTTATCCTCTTGTTGAATCATCGAAATCATTGTGACAATTAAATTTTTTTCTCGTGCCGTTAAGGGATCCATGTATCGGGCTTCAATCAGATCGTAGGATTGAGTAACCTTATAATTAGATTTCATAATTCTCCTCCTCTGAATTTCAATTGTGATTTGAATATACCACAAAGACAAATAATTGTGGTATTTATAACTAAATAAAAACTTATAAAGTGGGTAGAGTAAGCATTTTAATGACCTTAAATTAAATAGTTGTGGTATTTGTTCAGTTTCCGGATATAATTTTGAATCAAAAGTGTGGCATAATGGGCACGTCACTTTAAAATGTGCCATTTTAAACCGAAAAGAGTCTTGCTATATATCCAAAAACACTGCTAAATCAACGATAATGCATCCCAAGAAACTAAAGCCACTAGTTTTATTATCTTTTGTGGCATTTCGAATCAAAAATGTGGCACTTTGAATCAAAAATGTGGCATTCATGAATCAAAAATGTGGCACTTTGAATCAAAAATGTGGCATTCACGAATCAAAAATGTGGCATTTGACACTTGTAAACCCAATCATACCAATGGTTTGAAGTGCCCTATAACAATAGTAATAACATTAATAACAAAGTAATTAATAACAACAACAAACACGCGCGCGTGGTGGTGGTCAAAAAATTGAGGAACATTGATTTCTCTTTTTCTATCAAAAAAATCGAGACGAATTGTGTACACCCAAAACATAAAAGGTCGTTACTAGAAAAAAAGAGGACAAATCCTCAAAAAGGACATGTCCTACTCTCTCAGACTATCAAATATAGCCACAGAAACGCTCAGGATGCCCATAGACCGATGATAAACGGAAATAGGTGTATGTCTTTACCTCTTCTTTTACGGACGATTCTAGGCTATCTGTGAGCGTTTTTAGAAAACCGAAGAAAACAAGCGGAAATTGCGAAAGGGTTTTGCATAATTATTCGTTTAGACAGGCCTAGCGTTCACCAGAAAGCCCGTTAATTCAACGATGTATATTTAGTGCATAAAAAATAATGAGGTCGTTAGGAGAAGAACTGAGGGTTTGTAAGGGGTTGCTTGTCATTGGTAACTTCCGAGAACAGGCCTTATGTGAACCTGGTGTGTATAGAGGATACAAAACCGTTCAGCGAGAGAATCGAGTTTCTTATTCAACTAACGGAGCATAATTTAGGGGGTATATTTAAAACAGAATGGAGGTAATTTCAATGTGGGAAATTCCACTATATTTAATTGTCGTGTCAATTTTAACGTTAGTTATTTCTTTAGTTAGCACAATAAAGCTCCAAAAGTATTTTATTGCACCGATAATTCTTTTTGTAGTCCTTAATATTCCAACAGTAGTAATTCCAATGTTTTATAATGTGGGTTGGAAAGCTATCTTAGGTTGGGCAATCCTTTATACTTTAATTTCGTTATTAATTTCGTTTATCGTGTGGAGCATTAGAAAAAGGAAACACCTCCCAAAAAACGTCTAATAATTAGACAATTCACCATCGGATTTGTAATAAAGGGTTTGTAAAAAATT
It encodes the following:
- a CDS encoding replication initiation protein, which gives rise to MKSNYKVTQSYDLIEARYMDPLTAREKNLIVTMISMIQQEDKEFKEYVISIKDFHEMLDLKGRPHYTQIRGILSGLRKKEIQIPRYNGGCLITGWISDAEIEPGSGEIRLTISEKLKPYLLELGKNFDSYTLSNLLNLKSIYAKNLFELMHKWEKVGKCTFSIELLRGMIGVEDGTYEKYNHLKERVLKRAVEEISEKTDLIVTFEEIKKGRKVEKIEFSIRPHIKQKKIEIQLPKQTPENEDVRIRLNDLANGYSFEQTYFAQMYQGALAIWGDRAENELSVLIRYVNEEKTVTNPLGFIKAKITEAWGFHEAGLTITFADLKPSQRRTGRAEKLPEWFKNRSEPKEAKKEIDLNIVEERQKLLNELGIKNDQ